The Posidoniimonas polymericola genome has a segment encoding these proteins:
- the rplD gene encoding 50S ribosomal protein L4 yields the protein MPKLTVHDRKGNKVGTLNLEVEDFAPSINKQLLHDAVVMYQANLRQGSHQTKSRADVSGTTKKLYRQKGTGNARAGSRRSGVRRGGGHIFAIKPRDYSYRLPKKALRLATRMALASKVQDDELIIIDDLKFDAPKTKDMAQVIKNLGCDGGSLLVTTAEHDANVYKSARNIAKVSVSRASDLNALNLLSSRRVLVTKAAIEALKANASSNGKANTTTDGEE from the coding sequence ATGCCAAAACTCACTGTCCACGATCGTAAGGGCAATAAGGTCGGCACCTTGAATCTCGAGGTCGAGGACTTCGCGCCCAGCATCAACAAGCAGCTGCTGCACGATGCGGTCGTGATGTACCAGGCCAACCTTCGCCAAGGCTCGCACCAGACCAAGAGCCGTGCCGACGTGTCCGGGACGACCAAGAAGCTGTACCGCCAAAAGGGCACCGGCAACGCCCGCGCCGGCAGCCGCCGCAGCGGCGTGCGTCGCGGCGGTGGCCACATCTTCGCGATTAAGCCGCGCGACTACTCGTACCGCCTGCCGAAGAAGGCCCTCAGGCTCGCCACCCGCATGGCGCTCGCCTCGAAGGTGCAGGACGACGAGCTGATCATCATCGACGACCTCAAGTTCGACGCTCCCAAGACCAAGGACATGGCCCAGGTCATCAAGAACCTTGGCTGCGACGGCGGCTCGCTGCTGGTCACGACCGCCGAGCACGACGCCAACGTCTACAAGAGCGCCCGCAACATCGCTAAGGTGAGCGTCTCCCGGGCGAGCGACCTCAACGCCCTGAATCTGCTTTCGTCTCGCCGGGTGCTGGTCACCAAGGCCGCCATCGAGGCCCTCAAGGCCAACGCCAGCAGCAACGGCAAGGCGAACACCACTACCGACGGTGAGGAGTAA
- the rplW gene encoding 50S ribosomal protein L23: protein MPRHIPQTTSLTLEPHQVILRPLVTEKGVHRSSRNNAYSFEVSRLATKEDIRRAVEALFDVKVEKVATQNRKGKLRRTKFRLGRTSDWKKAIVTLNEEHRIDFF, encoded by the coding sequence ATGCCACGGCATATCCCGCAGACCACCTCGCTCACGCTCGAACCGCACCAGGTCATCCTGCGTCCGCTGGTTACCGAGAAGGGCGTGCACCGCTCGAGCCGCAACAACGCGTACTCCTTCGAGGTCAGCCGGCTGGCGACCAAGGAAGACATCCGTCGCGCGGTCGAGGCCCTGTTCGACGTGAAGGTCGAAAAGGTCGCGACCCAGAACCGCAAGGGCAAGCTGCGGCGGACCAAGTTCCGCCTCGGCCGCACCAGCGACTGGAAGAAGGCAATCGTGACGCTCAACGAAGAGCACCGCATCGACTTCTTCTAG
- the rplB gene encoding 50S ribosomal protein L2: MGIRKYKPTSAGRRNASVSDFKELTKGAKPEKSLLRPLTKTGGRNNQGKITCRHRGGGHKRRYRLIDFRRNKDGMLATVDSIQYDPNRSARIALLVYADGERRYIIAPHGLKAGDQVQSGPDAPAAVGNCLPLSKIPLATQVYNVELQAGRGGVLCRSAGTSATLMAREAGWAQISLPSGEIRRIPSTCRATIGSTSNPDHSAVELGKAGRRRWLGRRPHVRGTAMNPIDHPHGGGEGRTKGGRHPVSPTGKSAKGGMTRQRRKASNKAIVRRRKSRRYGVQKLITK; this comes from the coding sequence ATGGGCATCCGAAAATACAAGCCGACCTCCGCCGGCCGCCGCAACGCGTCGGTGAGCGATTTCAAGGAGCTGACCAAGGGCGCCAAGCCCGAGAAGTCGCTGCTGCGTCCGCTCACCAAGACCGGTGGCCGCAACAACCAGGGCAAGATCACCTGCCGCCACCGCGGCGGCGGCCACAAGCGTCGGTACCGCCTGATCGACTTCCGTCGCAACAAGGACGGCATGCTGGCGACCGTCGACTCGATCCAGTACGACCCGAACCGCTCCGCCCGTATCGCCCTGCTGGTGTACGCGGACGGCGAGCGCCGGTACATCATCGCACCGCACGGCCTGAAGGCCGGCGACCAGGTCCAGAGCGGCCCGGACGCCCCGGCGGCGGTCGGCAACTGCCTGCCGCTCAGCAAGATCCCGCTGGCGACTCAGGTGTACAACGTCGAGCTGCAGGCCGGACGCGGCGGCGTGCTTTGCCGCTCGGCCGGGACCAGCGCCACGCTGATGGCCCGCGAGGCCGGTTGGGCACAGATCTCGCTGCCGAGCGGTGAGATCCGCCGTATCCCGTCGACCTGCCGGGCGACCATCGGCTCCACCAGCAACCCGGACCACAGCGCGGTCGAGCTCGGCAAGGCCGGTCGCCGCCGCTGGCTGGGTCGCCGCCCGCACGTCCGCGGCACGGCTATGAACCCGATCGACCACCCGCACGGTGGTGGCGAGGGCCGCACCAAGGGCGGTCGCCACCCCGTCAGTCCGACCGGCAAGAGCGCCAAGGGCGGCATGACCCGGCAGCGTCGCAAGGCGTCGAACAAGGCGATCGTCCGCCGCCGTAAGTCGCGTCGCTACGGCGTCCAGAAGCTCATTACCAAATAG
- the rpsS gene encoding 30S ribosomal protein S19: protein MSRSTKKGPYVDPKLYLKVERQNDVGSKNPITTWARACTIVPEFVGHTFMVHNGKVHVKVLVTEDMVGHKLGEFSPTRTFRGHSGKGKK from the coding sequence ATGAGTCGCTCCACCAAAAAAGGCCCGTACGTCGACCCAAAGCTCTACCTGAAGGTAGAGCGTCAGAACGACGTCGGCAGCAAGAACCCAATCACTACTTGGGCCCGCGCCTGCACGATTGTGCCTGAGTTTGTCGGCCACACGTTCATGGTGCACAACGGCAAAGTGCACGTGAAGGTGCTGGTCACCGAAGACATGGTGGGCCACAAGCTAGGCGAGTTTTCCCCGACCCGCACCTTCCGCGGCCACAGCGGCAAGGGCAAGAAGTAG
- the rplV gene encoding 50S ribosomal protein L22 — MYRATHKHARISATKVRPLADLIRGKRADEALSILRFQPHRGARLLEKVLQSALGNAEDQRAPNLAGLTVVDARVDGGPMFKRLRPRARGMAHVIKKRFSHITVAVE, encoded by the coding sequence ATGTACCGAGCAACCCACAAGCACGCACGAATCAGCGCCACCAAGGTGCGGCCGCTGGCGGACCTGATCCGCGGCAAGCGGGCCGACGAGGCGCTCTCGATCCTCCGCTTCCAGCCCCACCGCGGAGCTCGGCTCCTCGAGAAGGTGCTGCAGAGCGCACTGGGCAACGCCGAGGACCAACGGGCGCCAAACCTGGCCGGCCTGACGGTTGTCGACGCCCGCGTCGACGGCGGGCCGATGTTCAAGCGTCTGCGCCCCCGTGCCCGCGGCATGGCCCACGTGATCAAGAAGCGGTTCAGTCACATCACCGTGGCGGTTGAATAG
- the rpsC gene encoding 30S ribosomal protein S3 translates to MGQKVNPIGFRTGVMLDWKSRWYAPKKEFADLLLEDKKLRDYVTKKYKFAGIPKVEIERTRDEVKVVLHAARPGVIIGRKGQQVEQLQDELQNLIGRRINIKIEEISRPEIQAHLVAEDIAEQLIKRAPFRRAIKRALEQTMEAGAKGIKVQLAGRLGGAEMARREKQIAGSIPLSTLRAKIDYGFVEAKTAQGHIGIQVWVNQGEYEDQADGADAQEGQASKKPKRSYKR, encoded by the coding sequence ATGGGTCAAAAGGTCAACCCAATCGGATTCCGCACCGGCGTCATGCTCGATTGGAAGAGCCGCTGGTACGCTCCGAAGAAGGAGTTCGCGGACCTGCTTCTGGAAGACAAGAAGCTCCGCGACTACGTGACCAAGAAGTACAAGTTCGCCGGGATCCCCAAGGTGGAGATCGAGCGGACCCGCGACGAGGTCAAGGTCGTCCTGCACGCGGCCCGGCCCGGCGTGATCATTGGCCGCAAGGGCCAGCAGGTCGAGCAGCTGCAGGACGAGCTGCAGAACCTGATCGGCCGTCGGATCAACATCAAGATTGAGGAGATCAGCCGCCCGGAGATCCAGGCCCACCTAGTGGCCGAGGACATCGCCGAGCAGCTGATCAAGCGGGCCCCATTCCGCCGCGCTATCAAGCGTGCGTTGGAGCAGACCATGGAAGCGGGAGCCAAGGGCATCAAGGTGCAGTTGGCGGGCCGGCTGGGCGGGGCTGAAATGGCCCGCCGCGAGAAGCAGATTGCCGGCAGCATCCCGCTGAGCACGCTGCGAGCGAAGATTGATTACGGATTTGTTGAAGCAAAAACCGCACAGGGCCACATTGGCATCCAGGTGTGGGTAAACCAAGGCGAGTACGAGGACCAAGCCGATGGCGCTGATGCCCAAGAGGGTCAAGCATCGAAAAAGCCAAAGAGGTCGTATAAGAGGTAA
- the rplP gene encoding 50S ribosomal protein L16, translating to MALMPKRVKHRKSQRGRIRGNATRGNRVVFGEFGLQAIEGGWISAQTIEAGRIAAQQYVRGEGKLYIRIFPDKSITSIPLETRMGKGKGEPDYWAAVVRPGTVLYEVAGITEQAAKICFARLAHKMPIRVRLVHRDPQL from the coding sequence ATGGCGCTGATGCCCAAGAGGGTCAAGCATCGAAAAAGCCAAAGAGGTCGTATAAGAGGTAACGCGACCCGCGGCAACCGCGTGGTCTTTGGCGAGTTCGGATTGCAGGCAATAGAGGGCGGCTGGATCAGCGCCCAAACGATTGAAGCGGGTCGTATCGCGGCACAGCAGTATGTGCGCGGCGAGGGCAAGCTTTACATCCGCATCTTCCCGGACAAGTCGATTACCTCCATCCCGCTCGAAACCCGCATGGGTAAGGGCAAGGGTGAACCCGACTACTGGGCTGCCGTGGTGCGCCCTGGCACTGTGCTGTACGAGGTGGCCGGCATCACCGAGCAGGCGGCGAAGATCTGCTTCGCGCGTCTGGCTCACAAGATGCCGATCCGCGTTCGTTTGGTGCACCGCGACCCGCAGCTGTAA
- the rpmC gene encoding 50S ribosomal protein L29, translating into MKIAELKDMSDEQLELTAKEAADNLFRLRIQSQTERLDAPSELRRNRRLIARVKTLQTQRATAAGGAETEAEKTA; encoded by the coding sequence ATGAAGATTGCCGAACTAAAAGACATGAGCGACGAGCAGCTCGAGTTGACCGCTAAAGAGGCGGCCGACAACCTGTTCCGGCTCCGCATCCAATCGCAGACCGAGCGTCTGGACGCCCCCAGCGAGCTCCGCCGCAACCGGCGGTTGATCGCCCGGGTCAAGACGCTGCAGACGCAGCGTGCGACGGCCGCCGGCGGAGCCGAAACCGAAGCCGAGAAGACCGCTTAA
- the rpsQ gene encoding 30S ribosomal protein S17 produces the protein MPKKIVIGVVTSDKMDKSRRVEIGRSVRHPKYGKFIQRRTVCHVHDENNESHEGDTVEIIECPPKSKTKRWELVKVLAKSQIVDLAALRAARKAQQEEDATTVGAEASAE, from the coding sequence ATGCCTAAGAAAATCGTCATTGGCGTTGTGACCAGCGACAAGATGGACAAGAGCCGTCGGGTCGAGATCGGCCGTTCGGTCCGCCACCCGAAGTACGGCAAGTTCATCCAGCGCCGCACCGTCTGCCACGTGCACGACGAGAACAACGAGTCCCACGAGGGCGACACGGTGGAAATCATCGAGTGCCCACCGAAGTCCAAGACCAAGCGTTGGGAGCTGGTTAAGGTGCTGGCGAAGAGCCAGATTGTCGACCTGGCCGCCCTGCGGGCCGCCCGCAAGGCGCAGCAGGAAGAGGACGCGACCACCGTCGGCGCCGAGGCCTCGGCCGAGTAG
- the rplN gene encoding 50S ribosomal protein L14, with amino-acid sequence MIQMQSRLNVADNTGAKEVMCIKVLGGSRRRFANVGDVIVCSVKSVIPGSDLKKKTVVRAVIVRVKSPTRRPDGSYVRFDSNAVVIIDKDNNPRGTRIFGAVARELRDRKFMKIVSLANEVI; translated from the coding sequence ATGATCCAGATGCAGTCCAGGCTGAACGTCGCCGACAACACCGGCGCCAAAGAGGTGATGTGCATCAAGGTGCTCGGTGGCAGCCGCCGTCGGTTCGCCAACGTGGGCGACGTGATCGTCTGCAGCGTGAAGAGCGTGATCCCGGGCAGCGACCTGAAGAAGAAGACGGTCGTCCGCGCCGTGATCGTGCGGGTCAAGAGCCCGACCCGCCGCCCCGACGGCAGCTACGTCCGCTTTGACTCGAACGCGGTCGTGATCATCGACAAGGACAACAACCCGCGAGGCACCCGCATCTTCGGAGCGGTCGCCCGTGAGCTGCGTGACCGCAAGTTCATGAAGATCGTCAGCCTCGCCAACGAAGTCATTTAG
- the rplX gene encoding 50S ribosomal protein L24, whose amino-acid sequence MLIKTGDTVQIITGADKGVRSRVTSIDRTAGKALVEGVNMVLKHVRRSQKYPQGGRLNKEMPVQVSNIAYFCESCSKPTRLGARYLDDGSKERFCKKCGTAHGQIAPAKAAHAKK is encoded by the coding sequence ATGCTTATTAAAACCGGGGACACCGTTCAGATCATCACCGGCGCGGACAAAGGGGTCCGCAGCCGCGTGACGTCCATCGACCGCACCGCTGGCAAGGCGCTCGTCGAGGGGGTCAACATGGTCCTGAAGCACGTCCGCCGCAGCCAGAAGTACCCGCAGGGCGGGCGGCTGAACAAAGAGATGCCGGTTCAGGTGTCGAACATCGCGTACTTCTGCGAGTCGTGCTCGAAGCCGACCCGCCTGGGCGCCCGGTACCTGGACGACGGCTCGAAGGAGCGGTTCTGCAAGAAGTGCGGAACCGCCCACGGCCAGATCGCCCCGGCCAAGGCGGCCCACGCCAAGAAGTAG
- the rplE gene encoding 50S ribosomal protein L5, producing MSARLQERFEKEILPQLAEKLGRKNVLSLPRLDKIVVSMGVGSAIADKKHIEEAVAALTEISGQKAVICRARKSVAGFKLREGMPIGAKVTIRGVRMYEFLDRLISMALPRVRDFRGCKRNAFDGNGNYSLGLTEQLVFPELNPDKFLRPQGMNIAICCRGGSDDDSRQMLEMFGFPFQREEEQAA from the coding sequence ATGTCCGCCCGTCTCCAAGAACGATTTGAAAAAGAGATCCTGCCCCAGCTGGCGGAGAAGCTCGGCCGCAAGAACGTGCTGTCGCTTCCGCGCCTGGATAAGATCGTTGTGAGCATGGGCGTGGGCAGCGCCATCGCCGACAAGAAACACATCGAAGAGGCGGTCGCCGCCCTCACGGAGATCAGTGGCCAGAAGGCTGTGATCTGCAGGGCCCGCAAGTCGGTTGCCGGCTTCAAGCTCCGCGAGGGGATGCCGATCGGCGCCAAGGTGACGATCCGCGGCGTGCGGATGTACGAGTTCCTGGACCGGCTGATCTCGATGGCCCTGCCGCGTGTCCGCGACTTCCGCGGCTGCAAGCGGAACGCGTTCGACGGCAACGGCAACTACAGCCTGGGCCTGACCGAGCAGCTGGTCTTCCCGGAGCTCAACCCGGACAAGTTCCTGCGTCCGCAGGGCATGAACATCGCGATCTGCTGCCGCGGCGGGTCGGACGACGACTCGCGTCAGATGCTCGAGATGTTTGGCTTCCCGTTCCAGCGTGAAGAGGAGCAGGCGGCGTAA
- a CDS encoding type Z 30S ribosomal protein S14 — MASKSKIAKAEKTPKYSSRRENRCKICGRPRAVYRKFGICRICFRNLADKGQIPGVRKASW; from the coding sequence ATGGCAAGCAAATCCAAAATCGCCAAAGCCGAGAAGACGCCGAAGTACAGCAGCCGGCGTGAAAACCGCTGCAAGATCTGCGGCCGCCCCCGTGCTGTGTACCGGAAGTTCGGCATCTGCCGGATCTGCTTCCGGAACCTGGCCGACAAGGGGCAGATCCCCGGCGTCCGCAAGGCGAGCTGGTAA
- the rpsH gene encoding 30S ribosomal protein S8, with translation MMTDPIADMLTRIRNAVRVERPNVLMPVSKVKRGVAEVLKREGYIWDWHEEELEDSPAKQLYIDLKYGPNGERVIRHIKRVSSPGRRVYSQARRLRPVLNGLGISIISTSRGVISDREARQRNLGGEVLCELW, from the coding sequence ATGATGACTGACCCCATCGCCGACATGCTGACCCGCATCCGCAACGCGGTGCGTGTTGAGCGGCCGAATGTGCTGATGCCGGTTTCCAAGGTGAAGCGCGGAGTCGCCGAGGTCCTCAAGCGCGAAGGCTACATCTGGGACTGGCACGAGGAAGAGCTCGAAGACTCCCCGGCCAAGCAGCTGTACATCGACCTGAAGTACGGGCCCAACGGCGAACGCGTGATCCGGCACATCAAGCGGGTCAGCTCGCCGGGTCGCCGCGTGTACTCGCAGGCCCGCCGCCTGCGTCCGGTGCTCAACGGCCTGGGCATCTCGATCATCAGCACAAGCCGCGGCGTGATCAGCGACCGCGAGGCGCGGCAGCGGAACCTGGGCGGTGAGGTCCTCTGCGAGCTGTGGTGA
- the rplF gene encoding 50S ribosomal protein L6 encodes MSRIGKKPVSIPDGVKVNLSGRELSVEGKLGKLTYEHRPEITVKVDDDAKEVVCSRDSEDRESRAFHGLTRALVQNMIEGVTNGYEKKLEIHGVGYLGAIDGDTLQLRVGFANEIHKKIPKELDVTCPDQTHIVVKGSDKQKVGQFAAEVRAVRKPEPYKGKGIRYEGEQVRRKAGKAAK; translated from the coding sequence ATGTCCCGAATTGGAAAAAAGCCGGTCTCGATCCCCGACGGCGTGAAGGTCAACCTCAGCGGCCGTGAGCTCTCGGTGGAAGGCAAGCTCGGCAAGCTAACCTACGAGCACCGCCCCGAGATCACCGTCAAGGTCGACGACGACGCCAAGGAAGTCGTCTGCTCCCGCGACTCCGAGGACCGCGAGAGTCGGGCCTTCCACGGCCTGACCCGCGCCCTGGTTCAGAACATGATCGAGGGCGTGACAAACGGCTACGAGAAGAAGCTCGAGATCCACGGGGTCGGTTACCTCGGCGCGATCGACGGCGACACGCTGCAGCTGCGGGTCGGCTTCGCCAACGAGATCCACAAGAAGATCCCCAAGGAACTGGACGTCACCTGCCCCGATCAGACGCACATCGTGGTGAAGGGCTCTGACAAGCAGAAGGTGGGCCAGTTCGCCGCCGAGGTGCGTGCGGTCCGCAAGCCTGAGCCGTACAAGGGCAAGGGCATCCGTTACGAGGGCGAGCAGGTCCGCCGCAAGGCGGGCAAGGCTGCCAAGTAG
- the rplR gene encoding 50S ribosomal protein L18, protein MDHSKAIGRQRKRRSFRVRKRLRGTAERPRLSVSRSHKNIAVQLIDDDAGKTIASASTLEKSIADQVKFGGNRDAAAAVGKAIAERAAAAGVNAVCFDRGPYKYHGRVADLAGAAREAGLQF, encoded by the coding sequence ATGGACCATTCCAAAGCTATCGGCCGGCAGCGTAAGCGTCGCTCGTTCCGCGTGCGCAAGCGCCTGCGTGGCACCGCCGAACGCCCGCGTCTGAGCGTCTCGCGGAGCCACAAGAACATCGCCGTTCAATTGATCGACGACGACGCCGGCAAGACGATCGCCTCGGCCTCGACGCTTGAGAAGTCGATCGCCGACCAGGTCAAGTTCGGCGGCAACCGCGACGCCGCGGCCGCCGTCGGCAAGGCGATCGCCGAGCGGGCCGCCGCGGCCGGCGTCAACGCCGTCTGCTTCGACCGCGGACCCTACAAGTACCACGGCCGCGTCGCCGATCTGGCGGGCGCCGCCCGCGAGGCCGGCCTGCAGTTCTAG